The window CTATTTTCATTATTTTAGGGATTTTAACTCGGCCATCTGCATTATTAGTCGCCTTCACTATGGTGGTTGCATGGCTGATGATTGGGCTAGATAAAACATTCTTGCTCGATAAAACAGGTGCATGGGCGATTGAAAGTATTGTGTATTTCTTCTTGAGTGGTATTGCGTTGGCATTTTTAGGTGCGGGTAAATATTCCATTATCAAAAACCCGAACTGGCGATAAATTAGTTTTTCTTTCGTGTTTGACATTGCCTTTGAAAAAAGACCATCAAAATTTTTCTGATGGTCTATTTTTTTGAAAAAATATTAGTTAATTATTTTCTAACGCAGTTTTACGAAAAAAGTCATCTAATAATCGGCTGTCACGACAAGCAGGATCTGGAAATTGCATACGCTCTGCATTGGCGATAACTTCCAGAACGAGCTTATCAATAGCTGTTCGCCTCGTGCCATAATCGCTTTCAACCGCTTGGTGCTTAATAACGAGTAGTTCATCTATCTCTGCGAGTACCTTGGTATCCGTGACTGTGGCCGCGACTAATTCAGAAAATGCCATTGGTGGCATACTCTTGCTTGCTTCTATCCAACGTAAAGCTAATACCGCCCGTAATAAATAAAGATATTTTTTTAATTTAACGCGCTCACCTTTAAAATCAGTATGTAAATTGCGCTTACTTATTGATAAATAGTGATAACGTGATTTTAATGGCGAATAAAATTGTGCCGCCAGTTGCTCCAGTTGAGCAAAAAATACCTCATCTTTAGAATATACAATAGGTGAGTGTAGCCACTCGATTAATGCAGGGTTAGAGTTACGCATTAATTTCAATGCTTTAGATAGCTCCCAACCCGATACATCCAGCTCATCATCAATTGGCTTTTCTATCACATCGCGTTTTTTATCTAATGTTAGGTACCAATCGAGTTTGTGAACATAGATAAATCGAACATCATAGTCGCTGTCGCGGGAGGCAAAGCCCCAACCGCGACTGCCTGATTCACACGCAAACAGTATTTTAACGTGATGAGTTTCTTCTATTTCTTTGAGTGTTTTTCCTATCCGTTCTCTCATTAGCACGGATACACTTTCATGGTCAGTTTCCATGCTTTCTCCTGTTACTTTTTATATTTACCCCTTCACACACACCACTTGGCGTAGGGTATGAACAATTTCTACTAATGATGATTGAGCTGCCATAACTGCGTCGATGTCTTTGTACGCCATCGGTATTTCGTCAATCACGTCACTGTCTTTTCGGCATTCCACATGGGCGGTAGCCATTTTTTGGTCGCTGACTGAGAAACGTTTTTTCGCCTCTGTTCGGCTCATTACGCGTCCTGCACCGTGGCTACAGGAACAAAAGCTTTCTTCATCACCTAAACCGCGCACGATAAAACTTTTTGCTCCCATAGATCCTGGTATGATCCCCATTTGGCCTTTTCGCGCTGACACCGCGCCTTTTCGGGTTACCAGTACTTCTTCACCAAAGTGCTGCTCTTTTTGCACATAATTATGGTGACAATTTACGGCCTCTTGTTGGGTCGTAAATGGTTTTGGAATTTCACGCGATAGCGCTTCCAATACGCGGTGCATCATCACTTCACGGTTATGGCGAGCAAAGTCCTGCGCCCAACCTACCGCTTCCATATAGTCATTAAAGTGCACGCTACCTTCTTCAAAATAAGCGAGATCTCTATCCGGCAAATTAGCGATATGCTGTTGCATATCTTTTTGCGCCAACGTGATAAACAAGTTACCAATCGCGTTTCCCACACCTCGCGACCCGCTATGTAACATTACCCATACACGGTCTTGTTCATCCAAACACAGCTCAATAAAGTGATTTCCCGTTCCCAATGTTCCTAAGTGGTTGTAATGGTTCGTCTGACGCAGTTTTGGGTATTTATCACAGATACGTTTGAACTCTTCATCCAAATGCGCCCAGTGGCTATCAACAATATCTGGTGTACGATGCCAAGCCCCCTTATCACGTCCATGTCGATGCGTGGTTCGACCGTGCGGTACTGCAGCTTCGATAGCAAAACGGATATTTTGCAAGCTATCAGGTAAATCAGATGCCGTTAAAGACGTTCGCACGGCAATCATTCCACAACCAATATCCACCCCCACTGCCGCAGGGATAATCGCGCCTTTGGTTGGAATCACGCTCCCAATGGTTGAACCTTTCCCGACATGCACATCAGGCATTACGGCTAGGTGCTTAAAAATAAACGGCATTTTTGCGGTGTTTTGTAGTTGTGTTACCGCTTTAGGATCAACGGGTACACCGTTGGTCCACATTTTTACAGGCACGCCATTTTCTTGAATTAATTCGTTGAATTTATTATTTATCATTATTTATTCCTTAATTTTTACTAATCCGTTTAATACTTGGTCTAGACCGCCGTAAACAGAAATTTGGTCGATCCGATGTGCGATACTTTCTAAGGTCTCAAGCTCTTTTAAACGCAGTGCAACGGGGTTGTTTTCCATCACTTTTGCAGTATTTAACAGTGAGCGCGTCGCGGCAGTTTCTTCGCGGCGGCGGATCACGTTCGCTTGTGCCGATTTTTCGGCTTCTACCACTTGGGATAAAATTGTTCTCATATCCCCTGGTAAAATGATGTCTTTTACACCGATGCTATCAATTTCTAGGCCAAACTCAGCCACACACTGCACTACTTGAGTTAGCATCAATTCATCAACTAACTGCTTGTTTTCTAACAATTCATCTAAGGTTCGAGTACCAACGATTTCCCTTAATGAAAACTGTAATTCACGGTATAAATGCTCTACAGGCTGACTCAATTTTGAGAATGCCAATAAAATATCGTGATAACGCCAGTTAGCACACAGATTGATCCGCAGTGTGACTTTGTCTTTGGTTAAAATCTCTTGCCCGCTGACTTCTAATGACTGTAAACGGGTATCAATCACCTCAACTTCGGGTGTGTGTTCGATACGCCAGTAGCCATAAGTACCCGGTTCAAGCAAGTTTTCGACTTCACCATCAATTTTCAGCACGCCCATATGCCATGCAGGTACTTGAGCGACTAAACATAGCTCATGACCTTTAATACGCTTTTTGCCACTTAAACGTTGTATCAAGGTTTCTGATAACACGATTTCACCGACCTTCTGTTTCTCAACCTTCAAGCTATCACCGACTTTCCAGTACAAACGTCGAGTCGCTGGGGATAAAATTTCAACCAAATTATGGTGTGAATATAAAAAGCCAACTTCATCATCCGATAAATCAATATCGACCCCGTGGGATGCTATCCAATCTGGGTGATATTGGCGAATTTGTTCCGCTAATACGTAATCGACTGGTTTATCAATAGATTGCGAGCAAACATCAATGACCTGTATTTCTGGTTTTTGCTTGATATTCCAATATCCATAAGTTCCAGTTTCTAATAAACTTTTTATCTCACCATCAACTTTAAATAAGCCAAGTTTCCCTGCGGGAATTTGCGTGATCAGGCACAGTTCACGGCCTTTAATGTCTTTTTTGTGCACTAACGCGGCGGTTAATTCGTTGGACATTTTAAAGTCAGCGATACTTTGCTTCTCAACCCGTAATGTATTGGTCATTTTCCAATATAAACGGCGCGTTTGTGGCGCAATGACCTCAATTAAACGATCATGCAAATATAAAAATGCGACTTCATCATCGGATAAATTGATATCAATGCAATAGTCGACAACCCACTGCTGATGATATTGGCGCAAATGCTCTGCCAGCTTATGTTCAATTGGTTCGTCATTTAATGGATACATGGTGACTGTTAATTTGTTAAACCAATCATTCACTTTGTGCTCACCAGCCAATAATAGGTGCTGAAAATCGCCATTTTTTTCAGTTAATGCGATAAGTCCTTGAGCTACATTTATTTTTTTCATTATTTTTCCTTTTTTATATTTATCCGCTACTGAAGAAAAAAGCGAAGTAGTGAGGGAAAAAGTAGAGCGCCAAAACTGGCTGTCTAAATTTTTGCTCATCACTCAGCGTGGCTCCCGAGTAGCGGCTTTAAGCTTAACTTCAGCTCGTTGTTTTACGTTTTGGAGACGTTAGTTTCAGGAGTCGAACCTGATAGCTTTGCTATTACCAAAAGGTATCTTACCGACGGCGGTATACAGACCATGCAGTGACTAAGTCACCATGTCTGCACCGGTTGAACGCGAAGTTCAGACAATTTCCGGCAGTGGATGAATAGAGTATTGCCAGAAGCATGCCAACTTTTTAAAAAATGGGATAAAAATTTTTATCAAATTGAAATATAAGTAAAAAATAATTTTAAGATAAAAGTGGGTAACATTGGCGTGGTAAATGGATTATGCTATTTATTATCTTTTTATATCGTAATTTATAAATTTATATAAATACTATGAGTGAAAAACGTAAGGTTGTTATTGGGGTATTGGGTACCGTACTAGACAGGCGAGGCAAAAAAGCCAACCGCTGGACAAAATGGCGGCCAACGGTTGGCCTTTGCCAACAGCCTGATTTGGATGTTGGTCGTTTTGAATTACTTCATCAGGTGAATGACTATAGCATGGCACACCGGGTGAAAGAGGATATTGAGCAAGCCTCTCCCAATACAGAAGTGGTGCTGCATGAGGTGGATATTGCTGACCCGTGGGATTTCGAAGAGGTGTATACCTCATTACTGGATTTTTCTTCGCATTATCAATTTGATACTGATAATGAAGAATATCTGGTACACATCACGACGGGTACCCATGTGGTACAAATTTGTTGGTTTTTATTAACGGAAGCTCACTATTTACCTGCCAAATTAATTCAAACGTCACCGAGCCAAAAAGGGCGAGAAAAAGACCCTATCGGTATTCATACCGTGATTGACCTTGACTTAAGCCGTTATACCCATATCACCAGCCGTTTCCAAACAGAGCAGCAACAGCAGGTTTCGTTTTTAAAATCGGGTATTGCCACCCGCAACGCGGCATTTAATACCATGATTGAGCAAATCGAACGTGTCGCGCTGCGTTCTAAAGCCCCGATTTTACTCAATGGGCCAACGGGGGCGGGGAGGTCTTTCTTAGCTAGGCGAATTTATCAACTGCGTGAAAGCCGCCACCAAGTTAAAGGGCGTTTTGTGGAAGTAAACTGTGCCACCTTACGTGGTGATAACGCCATGTCGACGCTGTTTGGTCATGTGAAAGGGGCATTCACAGGGGCAATCAACCCAAGGCGTGGGTTACTGAAAGAAGCGGATGGCGGCATTTTATTTCTTGATGAAATTGCGGAGCTAGGCCTTGATGAGCAAGCAATGCTACTGAAAGCCATCGAAGAAAAAAGCTTTTTCCCTTATGGTTCAGATGAAGAAATTCACAGTGATTTTCAATTAATTGCGGGGACTCACCGTAATTTGGCGCAGCAAGTGGAGGAGGGCAAATTTCGTGAAGACCTATTTGCCCGTATCAATATGTGGACGTTTGTGTTACCGGGCTTGCGTGACCGCCGTGAAGACATCGAGCCAAATGTGGATTATGAATTAGCTAAGTTTTGCCAAGACCAGCAAAGTCACATTCGTTTTGATAGTGAAGCTCGTAATGTGTATGTGAAGTTTGCCTGTTCCCCTCAGGCCCTGTGGCGTGGCAATTTCCGTGAGTTGGGGGCATCCATTAGCCGGATGGCCACTTTTGCCGAACGCGGGCGCATTACCAAAGCGGTGGCCGAAGAGGAAATTAGCCGCTTGCAAGCCCAATGGCAAACAAAATCAACCAATACATTACCCAAGCAAATTGGTGAGATTGATTTATTCGACCAACCACAGTTGGCAATGGTGCTTGAAGTTTGCCGCCGTTCATCTTCCTTGTCAGAGGCGGGGCGTGAGCTGTTTGCCGTTTCGCGGCAACACAAAAAACAGCCCAATGACGCGGACAGGCTGCGAAAGTATCTCGCTAAATTTGGGTTGGATTGGAATGGGGTGAAGGGTAGGTAAAGGGAATTGATAATAAAAAGCCCCCGTGAGGGGGCTGATGAGATATAAATAACAATAAGTTAAAGTTAATTACAATTAATACTCTTTAACACACACAACTCCATACTTACCAGCAGTTTGTTTGTTTCCTAGGGGCTGATGCGATGGTAGATGGTATATGGTTATATGATTCTGGTTCATTATCCAAATCCAGTCTTGTACTGCTATTTGGTCTAGTTTTATGTTGTCGTTAATGGTTTTCTCTGGCCACTGGGTGAATAGTGAGATATGACTATTTTTTAGATCTTCTGGTGTGGCCATTCTTTGAGAATTAGTACAATATTTCATTACATTATGAAAATCCAATTGCACCCCTGTGCTAAACCACTTATTCATGTTAAAGGTATATACCATATTCTTGCTATTAGTCGTTTTAGGTCTTCCTGTGATGGTGACTTTTGCAGTGTTGCGACCTTCCGGGTGTTTATTCAGTGTCACAACACCTTTGCTATCAATAGATAACCAATTTTGGTCAACCTCCCAGTTATAGTTAGATGCGGTACCTAGTGAAGGGTTGATGGCAAATTGTGCTCCAGTAAATCCGGTAGAAGGGAATTGCTTATCAACCGCATAGGTTTCCTTAGTACCTAACGGTGTAATTGATATTTTGTCGTAATTGACAATTTGAATAGATTGGTAATTACCCGTATAACCAACTGAACTATTGAGTAATTTGATGTTAGCAATTTCTGAATCTGAATTGTTTTTGTACTCAACAGTGTATACTCCTGCCGAGTTTTCTATCATATCCTTTGATATCTGCCCATACATTATGTTTGATGTGATTTCTATTTTTGGCTTTTTCCCTGTAATCAAATGACCATTATCATCTTTAAGCGTTAGCTGTATCGTGGTAGGTTTGATATCAGTTGTGCTTGTTTCATAGGTACTCGCAGTGAGTGAGCTTTTCCCTGGGGCAAATACAGGTGCGCCAGCTTCAATAGTAACCACTTCAGGTTTACTATGTGCATTGCCTGCACCTGCTGAAATTATATACTCTCCAGGTTTTGTAAAACTGAGCGTTCCTTTATATTGGCGAGTGAAAGTGTCACTTGTTATATCCCACTTCTCTTGAATAGCTGATGATTTTTGATTTTTATTATGTATTGCAATATCGCTGTCATTAATAAATACATCATTACCGTATTTATCCTTGATTTTTAACTCAACATTATATGTTTTACCCATATTGGTATTAGTTTTATCAAGTTTTAATTCAACGGTTGCAATGTAACTGGTGTCTCTGAATGGGGTCACCATTATCTGTGCAGTATCCGAAACAGTATTCACTTTTGCTGTCAGCTTGTGTTGGGCTGTTTGAGTCAGTGATACAGTGGCATTGTATTCACCTTTCTTCAGTGTATTTTCTTGCCATGCCGTTATTAGCACTGAACTTGGTTTTTGAGTATCAGTTAAGTTGATATCGGTTTCTTTTAATCCAGTGACGCCATTGTAATATTGGTCAGTTAATGTGAATGTTAACTTGAACTCTTGCCCTGGCAGGGTAGTTAATTTCCCTGAACTATCAGCGGTTATTGAAGACTTCATACTGATCTTGGCCACATGTTTAACACCTTTTGGGCTTTCAACACTGATAGTGGCATTTGAAGAGTGTCCATTAACCTTGGCTGTTAGTGGATGTGCTTTGGCTTCAGTTAGCGCTACGCTGGATGTGTACTTACCCTCATTGCCTTCAATCCAAGCTATTGGTATTAATGTATTTAAATGTTCCAGTGTGATATCAGAAATATTAACCGCGACAACACCATTACCGAATTTATCTTTTAGGCTGAGTTGAAGCTCAACGTCAGCATTAATTGCTACTGTTTTTGGTGCATTTAACTCAACTTTCGCGACATTTTTGGCACCTTCTTGCGGTTTTACATCAATTTCGATATTTTTTACCTGTTTATTTACCTCAACCGATAATGTGTGTTTTTTAACTTTCTCTAGCGTGACCTGAGCCGTATAGACACTACCGTGTGAAGATGCTTTCACCCACGCTGCTTTAGTGTTAATCGTGCTGTCGGTATTTTTGAACATAATATCTTTCGATGTGATATCTGCCACTTCATTACCATAGTTATCGAGCATGGTGAGGATTAATGAGGTGCTTTCCCCTGCATTGACTGAAGTTGCCACCGTGGTTAATTTGATCTCCTTAACATTGCTAGCCCCTTTCAACGCTTTCACCGTGACTTCCTTGGTATTGGCATCTTGTTTATTCACCGTCGCGGTTAATGTGTGTTTACCCACTTTGGTTAATGGTAAAGTGGCTTTATACACGCCCACCGATTCCATTTTCCAAGCAATATTGCTGCTATCAATAGTTTCTCCTGTATGACTATCAGTTAAAGCAATATCAGCCCCAATGACGCCAGTAACCAAATTGCCATATTGGTCTTTTAGTTCTAACGTTAAGTCAACCTTTTTACCTGCATCAAACGTATTTGCGTTTGTGGTCATTTTTGCGGATTTCACCACATCTTTTCCACTTGGATAGGTTGCTTCCACGGTTTGGATACGGCTTGAGCGGTTATTTACGGTGGCTTTAAACTGATAATTACCAACAGTGCTTAACTGCTGCTTGGTGGTATACACGCCATCTTGTGGATTAGCCCATGTAACGTTGGCTAGTTTTCCATTATTGGTGAGCTGAATAGCCCCTGTATCGATATCAATAACACCGTTATCAACGCTATCCGTTAAGGCTAATGTTAATTGCACTTCTTTACCTGCCTCAATAGTACCCTCATCGGTTTCAAGAGTGGTTTTATGCACCTTATTTACCCCTTTGGCAGGAGCAACGGTTAGCTCAAGCTTATCGCTGAGTAGTTTATCTACTACGACTTGAATAGACTGCTTATGTAGCTTATTCATGGTGAGTTCTTGAGTATATAGCCCGCCGCGGAGTTCTCTCCATGTTGAGGCTGAATGTAAGTTAGTTAATAATTTTAATGAGTTTGCCGCACCAGTCAGTTTGTTATCGAACTTATCTTTTAGTCCGACAGTTAAGGTCACTTTATCGCCTGAGTTGGCACTGTTAGTGGGGGTATTACTGGTGATAGAAATAGTCTCTAGCGAGCCTCGTAAACGGTCTTTATCATAAGAAGTGATTGGGATTTCTATCGGCGGATTGACGAGCCATTCGGCAGTTTCTGACTGGCCGTTGACTTCCACTGCTATTTTATAGCGGCTAGCTTTAGCGGCGGGAAGTTGGGCGATATATTTATTTAACACATTTTTTTCCATAAAGAGGATGTCTTGTTTTTGCCCATTAATGGTCACAGTAATATCGCTACTGGAGACATTTTTAACCGGGTTGCCATATGCATCAGTTAAATCAATAGATAGCGGTGATGATTGTCCTGCATCACTGTTGGCTATTGGTGAAATGGCGATGGTCTTCACTGCATCTTTACCTGTTGGTGAATTGACCGTGATAGTTGCTGTATCTGTAAATTGATCAATACCAGCCATCAGAGTATGCGTCTTAACGTCACTGAGCATGATGCGAGTTGTGTAGATCCCTAATCCATGGTTATCTTCATTCCAGATCACGTTAACTGGCTTCTTGTTATCAGTCAGTGTGATTGTATTATTGTTGATATGAATAACCGGGTTGTTATCCATATCAGTTGCTTTCAAGGACAAAGAGACTTCATCACCCGCAGTGATCATATTTGATGTCGCTGATAGCGTTATATTGCGAACTCGGTTTGAGTCAGTGGAAGGCTTCGCTTCAATTAATATATTTTTACTATGTTGTAAATTAACTTTAGCTCTCAGTGAATGAATACCTGCCATTGATAGGGTAATGGGGGCGGTATAGACCCCGTTACCTTTTGAAACCCAAACTAAGCCTGCAAGATCTTTCTTAGTATGCGCATCATTTATGGTGATATCTTTAGCGGCGATCCCTTCAACGCCATTATCCCATTGGTCTGCTAATATCAGTGTCAACTCTGTTTTACTGCCTACAGTCAGTTGGTTTGTATTGGCCTTGAGCTCAACCGTTTTTACCTGTGTTGGGTCTGTTAGTGCGCTGACATCAATCGTCAGTGGGGCGTTGGTTTGGTGATTAACTCGGCTTACAAAGGTGTTTTTCCCTTGTTTATGCAGAGGGAGTGTCGTTGTGTAAATACCTGCGCCTTTCTCTAACCAGGCCAACTTAGGAACAAGCGTATGATTATGCTCTAATTGAATGTCGTTGGTTTGTACCTTTTCAACACCATTGCCATGGCTATCAGCCAATGTCAGTTGTAATTCGACGGTGTCACCTACCTTAAACGTCCGGTTGGTCGCCTTTAATGCCACATTGCTCACGGCAGGTTTACCCTGTGGCGCTTCAACATCGATAACCTGTGATTGGCTAATACCATTAGCTGTGACTTTTAAGGTGTCAGTGCCTAGCTTGCTTAATAATAAGTCAGCGGTATAAGTACCATCCGCATTGTCTTTCCATATGACAGAGCCTGATTGTTGGTGAGTGATAGCGAGACTGTTGACACCCGTTAGCGAATTACCAAAGCTATCTTCTAACATTACAGTTAATGCTAGCAAGGTACCGGCTGGTTGGGTGCCAGACGGTGCGGTATTAAATTGCACTTTAGCAATAACCCCGCGTTGGCCCTTAATTCCATTTCCTTGATGGTTAGTGGCAACGATGGTGCTTGGAACCGCCACCTTCAATGTTTTAGCAACTGAATTGATATTATTAGCTGTAACAATAATGTCATAGGAGCCACTTTGTTCCGCAGGTAGTGTGAGAATGTAGTTGCCATTATCGAGTGGTGCTACAGCAATCGTCGATGAGTGTTTATTATCGACTTTAACGGTGACCTCTTTGATACCTGTGACGGAGTGATTATTTATATCTGTCAGTGCAACAATTAATGTGCTGTCCATTCCTGCGATTTGTGTAGGAAGAGATAAGATATCAACATTCTTGACTGTATTGACCTCGTCACTCTTTATTACTTCAATATCGACAGCTTGGCTGCTAATTCCATTAACGGTGGAACGTAATGCGTCTTTGCCCAGTGTTTTTAAGGTTAAATCAGTGGTATAGGTGCCATTATGGTGATCAACCCAAGTCACTTTACCGATTTGGTTATGTGCTAATATGATGTTTTTAACATCAATACCGCTAAGCGCATTATCAAACGCATCTTTTAAGGTTAGTGTGAGTTTTACTGTCTCACCGGATTTAAAGTTTGGTGCGTTTGTCGCAGCGAGCGCAACGGTATTCACTACACCGGCTTGGCCTTGAACACCTGAACCATCGGTTTTTGTTGTTTGAATCGTTTTGGCGGCAGTAACTTGCCAAGTTTGTTGAGTTTCCTGTTTATTGGCCGTCACTTTAACCAGATAATTTCCTGTTTTTTGTGCAGGTAAAGTGGCGATATAAGTGCCTTTATCCGTTTTCGATTCAACAAATGTTAAGTTAAGTGGCTTATCATTGAGCGTAATTTTAATGTCATCCGCAATGTGTGTCACACCATGACGATTGCCATCAACCGCTTGTACGCTAATGGTTTGCTCTGAGCCGGTTGCCGATGGGGCGATAGCGGCAATAACCAGTTGATTAACTTGCTTGATATCGGTGGAATTTGTCACGGTGATGTTTGCTGGTGAACTATCGATGCCGTTAACGGTGGCGACTAATGCATCATTTCCCAATACCTTTAATGGCAGGGTCGCGGTGTATTGGCCATTGTTATGGTCAGTCCAAACGACATGACCTGCCTGCTTGTGCTTCAGCGCAATGTGGTTGCTGGAGACGCCTTTTAATGGGTTATTAAAGCCATCTTTTAGCTCGACAGTGAGCTGTAAATGATCACCAGATACTGAACTTGTTGATGCGGTTTTCAGTTCAACATGGCTAACGACGCCGCGCTGGTCTTTTTTGCCACTTCCATTTGAGGTCGCAGCGACTGTATCAGGTTCTGTCACTGTGAGTGTTTTTGCCGTGGATGGTTTATTATTGGCAGTGATAACGACACTATAAACCCCACTTTGTTGTCCCGGTAATTTCCCTGTATAGGTGCCATCTGTTTGTTGAGTGACGGCAATATTTAGTGGTTGTTGTTTCGCAATATTCACAGTGACCTCAGTGATCCCCATGACTGTGAGGCTGTTTATATCGGTCAAGGATACTGCAAAGTGGCTTTCGGCACCGGCTTGCGGACTGGCGATATTAACAATATCAACCTGATGGGTGCGGTTGCTTCCAATTGCATTTTCAACGTTGATGTCAACTGGCGTACTTTTTATCTGGTTAACCATCGCCACTAAGTTCTCTTTTCCCAGTGTCTTTAACGGTAAATCAGCGGTGTAGGTGCCATTATGGTGATCAACCCAAGTCACTTTACCGGTTTGGTTATGCGCTAATGTGATGTTTTTGACATCAATGTCGCTAAGCGCATTATCAAACGCATCTTTTAAGGTTAGCGTGAG is drawn from Providencia huaxiensis and contains these coding sequences:
- the rtcR gene encoding RNA repair transcriptional activator RtcR, coding for MSEKRKVVIGVLGTVLDRRGKKANRWTKWRPTVGLCQQPDLDVGRFELLHQVNDYSMAHRVKEDIEQASPNTEVVLHEVDIADPWDFEEVYTSLLDFSSHYQFDTDNEEYLVHITTGTHVVQICWFLLTEAHYLPAKLIQTSPSQKGREKDPIGIHTVIDLDLSRYTHITSRFQTEQQQQVSFLKSGIATRNAAFNTMIEQIERVALRSKAPILLNGPTGAGRSFLARRIYQLRESRHQVKGRFVEVNCATLRGDNAMSTLFGHVKGAFTGAINPRRGLLKEADGGILFLDEIAELGLDEQAMLLKAIEEKSFFPYGSDEEIHSDFQLIAGTHRNLAQQVEEGKFREDLFARINMWTFVLPGLRDRREDIEPNVDYELAKFCQDQQSHIRFDSEARNVYVKFACSPQALWRGNFRELGASISRMATFAERGRITKAVAEEEISRLQAQWQTKSTNTLPKQIGEIDLFDQPQLAMVLEVCRRSSSLSEAGRELFAVSRQHKKQPNDADRLRKYLAKFGLDWNGVKGR
- a CDS encoding RtcB family protein, with the translated sequence MINNKFNELIQENGVPVKMWTNGVPVDPKAVTQLQNTAKMPFIFKHLAVMPDVHVGKGSTIGSVIPTKGAIIPAAVGVDIGCGMIAVRTSLTASDLPDSLQNIRFAIEAAVPHGRTTHRHGRDKGAWHRTPDIVDSHWAHLDEEFKRICDKYPKLRQTNHYNHLGTLGTGNHFIELCLDEQDRVWVMLHSGSRGVGNAIGNLFITLAQKDMQQHIANLPDRDLAYFEEGSVHFNDYMEAVGWAQDFARHNREVMMHRVLEALSREIPKPFTTQQEAVNCHHNYVQKEQHFGEEVLVTRKGAVSARKGQMGIIPGSMGAKSFIVRGLGDEESFCSCSHGAGRVMSRTEAKKRFSVSDQKMATAHVECRKDSDVIDEIPMAYKDIDAVMAAQSSLVEIVHTLRQVVCVKG
- a CDS encoding slipin family protein, with amino-acid sequence MKSLLETGTYGYWNIKQKPEIQVIDVCSQSIDKPVDYVLAEQIRQYHPDWIASHGVDIDLSDDEVGFLYSHHNLVEILSPATRRLYWKVGDSLKVEKQKVGEIVLSETLIQRLSGKKRIKGHELCLVAQVPAWHMGVLKIDGEVENLLEPGTYGYWRIEHTPEVEVIDTRLQSLEVSGQEILTKDKVTLRINLCANWRYHDILLAFSKLSQPVEHLYRELQFSLREIVGTRTLDELLENKQLVDELMLTQVVQCVAEFGLEIDSIGVKDIILPGDMRTILSQVVEAEKSAQANVIRRREETAATRSLLNTAKVMENNPVALRLKELETLESIAHRIDQISVYGGLDQVLNGLVKIKE
- a CDS encoding nucleotidyltransferase domain-containing protein, translating into METDHESVSVLMRERIGKTLKEIEETHHVKILFACESGSRGWGFASRDSDYDVRFIYVHKLDWYLTLDKKRDVIEKPIDDELDVSGWELSKALKLMRNSNPALIEWLHSPIVYSKDEVFFAQLEQLAAQFYSPLKSRYHYLSISKRNLHTDFKGERVKLKKYLYLLRAVLALRWIEASKSMPPMAFSELVAATVTDTKVLAEIDELLVIKHQAVESDYGTRRTAIDKLVLEVIANAERMQFPDPACRDSRLLDDFFRKTALENN